Proteins encoded by one window of Aphis gossypii isolate Hap1 chromosome X, ASM2018417v2, whole genome shotgun sequence:
- the LOC114130742 gene encoding sperm-associated antigen 6-like isoform X2, translated as MSPPSSYYVQKIFETYAKSQLTFVQNFAGQAAKQAYIECLNKSNAVEIVQPLLDDIDPEVRMNAVLGLARLAGNSKKCAKQILCTDNLLKRLLGQIACENKTYKKSCMNLIRNISKHLSCSEIIVKECDGIHAILTCMKDLDVMVREVALQAISSIAGQDPSISQLIIKSGILPQIVQSLKEERHDFKLYALSTLSEIAKHNQKLAKQIVDVHTLPNVIIFLSTDYNTDVKLQANTLLLIKNIAKHSLSLTEIVVETKLFPEILLLMAHPDESVRYNAAEVVYEVVKYSIQICKMIVTTGGIVSLLNVILKSKEYPSTPAVLALGYISSVSPLLATAVINSKILKHLTAILKSDTDDDCLKAGIAWTLEMIGQHSSKHAKSVFTCHAVSAMIDVYINTSPTHEAHHKCKSAIKVILNKSEDFSAIEKLLTPSMPIQIMLHILIKISQMLPKSFKARRNFIINGHLKMIQNLKPDINSHLDYVIKAVNCCFPDNILQMVAGEIPESVLRKLDKFVPKSQCLLDDHEVQMSNSFTNPV; from the exons ATGAGTCCGCCTTCGAGCTACTACgtacaaaaaa TATTCGAAACCTACGCAAAAAGTCAGCTGACTTTCGTTCAGAACTTTGCGGGACAGGCGGCCAAACAAGCGTACATCGAATGCCTCAATAAGAGTAACGCGGTCGAAATAGTTCAGCCGCTTTTGGACGATATCGACCCAGAGGTGAGGATGAATGCGGTGCTAGGTTTAGCGAGATTGGCTGGCAATAGCAAAAAATGTGCCAAACAAATATTGTGTACTGACAATTTACTGAAAAGGTTACTTGGACAGATTGCCTGCGAAAAT aaaacatacaaaaaaagttgCATGAATCTCATTCGGAATATTAGTAAACACTTGTCGTGTTctgaaattatagtaaaagaaTGTGATGGAATACACGCTATTTTAACATGTATGAAGGACTTAGACGTAATGGTTAGAGAAGTAGCTTTGCAAGCAATTAGTTCGATAGCTGGTCAAGATCCTAGTATTTCACAACTCATCATAAAATCTG GTATACTGCCTCAAATTGTCCAAAGTTTAAAAGAGGAAAGAcacgattttaaattatatgcttTATCTACATTAAGCGAGATAGCCAAACACAATCAAAAATTAGCCAAACAAATTGTGGATGTGCACACTTTACCTaacgtaataatttttttatcgaccgATTACAACACAGACGTCAAACttcag gcaaatacattattattgataaaaaacatTGCTAAGCACTCGTTATCTTTAACCGAAATAGTAGTTGAGACAAAACTATTTCCAGAAATATTGCTACTGATGGCGCATCCCGATGAATCTGTACGTTATAATGCGGCCGAAGTCGTTTACGAAGTAGTTAAATATTCCATTCAA atttgtAAGATGATCGTGACTACTGGAGGAATAGTTTCATTGTTAAACGTCATTTTGAAAAGCAAAGAATATCCTTCTACTCCAGCTGTACTCGCTTTGGGATACATATCATCCGTGTCACCATTACTTGCGACGGCTGTTATCAATTCTAAG ATATTGAAACATTTGACTGCCATCTTGAAAAGCGATACAGACGATGATTGTCTAAAAGCCGGTATAGCTTGGACATTAGAAATGATTGGTCAACATAGTTCTAAACATGCGAAATCCGTTTTTACTTGCCACGCCGTGAGTGCTATGATTGAT gtTTACATAAACACAAGTCCGACACATGAGGCTCATCATAAATGCAAAAGTGCCATTAAAGTTATACTGAACAAAAGTGAAGATTTTTCTGCTATAGAGAAGTTGTTGACGCCGTCAATGCCTATTCAAATAATgctacatatattaattaaaattagccAA atgttaccaaaaagttttaaagCTCGGcgaaattttatcattaatggacatttaaaaatgattcaaaaCCTTAAACCAGATATCAATTCACATTTGGATTATGTTATCAAAGCTGTGAATTGTTGCTTTCCAGacaatatattaca aatggTAGCTGGAGAAATTCCAGAGTCGGTTTTGAGAAAATTGGACAAATTTGTGCCCAAAAGTCAATGTTTGTTAGACGATCACGAAGTACAAATGAGCAATAGTTTCACCAACCctgtttaa
- the LOC114130742 gene encoding sperm-associated antigen 6-like isoform X5: MNLIRNISKHLSCSEIIVKECDGIHAILTCMKDLDVMVREVALQAISSIAGQDPSISQLIIKSGILPQIVQSLKEERHDFKLYALSTLSEIAKHNQKLAKQIVDVHTLPNVIIFLSTDYNTDVKLQANTLLLIKNIAKHSLSLTEIVVETKLFPEILLLMAHPDESVRYNAAEVVYEVVKYSIQICKMIVTTGGIVSLLNVILKSKEYPSTPAVLALGYISSVSPLLATAVINSKILKHLTAILKSDTDDDCLKAGIAWTLEMIGQHSSKHAKSVFTCHAVSAMIDVYINTSPTHEAHHKCKSAIKVILNKSEDFSAIEKLLTPSMPIQIMLHILIKISQVFSMLPKSFKARRNFIINGHLKMIQNLKPDINSHLDYVIKAVNCCFPDNILQMVAGEIPESVLRKLDKFVPKSQCLLDDHEVQMSNSFTNPV, from the exons ATGAATCTCATTCGGAATATTAGTAAACACTTGTCGTGTTctgaaattatagtaaaagaaTGTGATGGAATACACGCTATTTTAACATGTATGAAGGACTTAGACGTAATGGTTAGAGAAGTAGCTTTGCAAGCAATTAGTTCGATAGCTGGTCAAGATCCTAGTATTTCACAACTCATCATAAAATCTG GTATACTGCCTCAAATTGTCCAAAGTTTAAAAGAGGAAAGAcacgattttaaattatatgcttTATCTACATTAAGCGAGATAGCCAAACACAATCAAAAATTAGCCAAACAAATTGTGGATGTGCACACTTTACCTaacgtaataatttttttatcgaccgATTACAACACAGACGTCAAACttcag gcaaatacattattattgataaaaaacatTGCTAAGCACTCGTTATCTTTAACCGAAATAGTAGTTGAGACAAAACTATTTCCAGAAATATTGCTACTGATGGCGCATCCCGATGAATCTGTACGTTATAATGCGGCCGAAGTCGTTTACGAAGTAGTTAAATATTCCATTCAA atttgtAAGATGATCGTGACTACTGGAGGAATAGTTTCATTGTTAAACGTCATTTTGAAAAGCAAAGAATATCCTTCTACTCCAGCTGTACTCGCTTTGGGATACATATCATCCGTGTCACCATTACTTGCGACGGCTGTTATCAATTCTAAG ATATTGAAACATTTGACTGCCATCTTGAAAAGCGATACAGACGATGATTGTCTAAAAGCCGGTATAGCTTGGACATTAGAAATGATTGGTCAACATAGTTCTAAACATGCGAAATCCGTTTTTACTTGCCACGCCGTGAGTGCTATGATTGAT gtTTACATAAACACAAGTCCGACACATGAGGCTCATCATAAATGCAAAAGTGCCATTAAAGTTATACTGAACAAAAGTGAAGATTTTTCTGCTATAGAGAAGTTGTTGACGCCGTCAATGCCTATTCAAATAATgctacatatattaattaaaattagccAAGTATTTTCC atgttaccaaaaagttttaaagCTCGGcgaaattttatcattaatggacatttaaaaatgattcaaaaCCTTAAACCAGATATCAATTCACATTTGGATTATGTTATCAAAGCTGTGAATTGTTGCTTTCCAGacaatatattaca aatggTAGCTGGAGAAATTCCAGAGTCGGTTTTGAGAAAATTGGACAAATTTGTGCCCAAAAGTCAATGTTTGTTAGACGATCACGAAGTACAAATGAGCAATAGTTTCACCAACCctgtttaa
- the LOC114130742 gene encoding sperm-associated antigen 6-like isoform X3: MNAVLGLARLAGNSKKCAKQILCTDNLLKRLLGQIACENKTYKKSCMNLIRNISKHLSCSEIIVKECDGIHAILTCMKDLDVMVREVALQAISSIAGQDPSISQLIIKSGILPQIVQSLKEERHDFKLYALSTLSEIAKHNQKLAKQIVDVHTLPNVIIFLSTDYNTDVKLQANTLLLIKNIAKHSLSLTEIVVETKLFPEILLLMAHPDESVRYNAAEVVYEVVKYSIQICKMIVTTGGIVSLLNVILKSKEYPSTPAVLALGYISSVSPLLATAVINSKILKHLTAILKSDTDDDCLKAGIAWTLEMIGQHSSKHAKSVFTCHAVSAMIDVYINTSPTHEAHHKCKSAIKVILNKSEDFSAIEKLLTPSMPIQIMLHILIKISQVFSMLPKSFKARRNFIINGHLKMIQNLKPDINSHLDYVIKAVNCCFPDNILQMVAGEIPESVLRKLDKFVPKSQCLLDDHEVQMSNSFTNPV, translated from the exons ATGAATGCGGTGCTAGGTTTAGCGAGATTGGCTGGCAATAGCAAAAAATGTGCCAAACAAATATTGTGTACTGACAATTTACTGAAAAGGTTACTTGGACAGATTGCCTGCGAAAAT aaaacatacaaaaaaagttgCATGAATCTCATTCGGAATATTAGTAAACACTTGTCGTGTTctgaaattatagtaaaagaaTGTGATGGAATACACGCTATTTTAACATGTATGAAGGACTTAGACGTAATGGTTAGAGAAGTAGCTTTGCAAGCAATTAGTTCGATAGCTGGTCAAGATCCTAGTATTTCACAACTCATCATAAAATCTG GTATACTGCCTCAAATTGTCCAAAGTTTAAAAGAGGAAAGAcacgattttaaattatatgcttTATCTACATTAAGCGAGATAGCCAAACACAATCAAAAATTAGCCAAACAAATTGTGGATGTGCACACTTTACCTaacgtaataatttttttatcgaccgATTACAACACAGACGTCAAACttcag gcaaatacattattattgataaaaaacatTGCTAAGCACTCGTTATCTTTAACCGAAATAGTAGTTGAGACAAAACTATTTCCAGAAATATTGCTACTGATGGCGCATCCCGATGAATCTGTACGTTATAATGCGGCCGAAGTCGTTTACGAAGTAGTTAAATATTCCATTCAA atttgtAAGATGATCGTGACTACTGGAGGAATAGTTTCATTGTTAAACGTCATTTTGAAAAGCAAAGAATATCCTTCTACTCCAGCTGTACTCGCTTTGGGATACATATCATCCGTGTCACCATTACTTGCGACGGCTGTTATCAATTCTAAG ATATTGAAACATTTGACTGCCATCTTGAAAAGCGATACAGACGATGATTGTCTAAAAGCCGGTATAGCTTGGACATTAGAAATGATTGGTCAACATAGTTCTAAACATGCGAAATCCGTTTTTACTTGCCACGCCGTGAGTGCTATGATTGAT gtTTACATAAACACAAGTCCGACACATGAGGCTCATCATAAATGCAAAAGTGCCATTAAAGTTATACTGAACAAAAGTGAAGATTTTTCTGCTATAGAGAAGTTGTTGACGCCGTCAATGCCTATTCAAATAATgctacatatattaattaaaattagccAAGTATTTTCC atgttaccaaaaagttttaaagCTCGGcgaaattttatcattaatggacatttaaaaatgattcaaaaCCTTAAACCAGATATCAATTCACATTTGGATTATGTTATCAAAGCTGTGAATTGTTGCTTTCCAGacaatatattaca aatggTAGCTGGAGAAATTCCAGAGTCGGTTTTGAGAAAATTGGACAAATTTGTGCCCAAAAGTCAATGTTTGTTAGACGATCACGAAGTACAAATGAGCAATAGTTTCACCAACCctgtttaa
- the LOC114130742 gene encoding sperm-associated antigen 6-like isoform X4, translating into MESRVSNVSSKTYKKSCMNLIRNISKHLSCSEIIVKECDGIHAILTCMKDLDVMVREVALQAISSIAGQDPSISQLIIKSGILPQIVQSLKEERHDFKLYALSTLSEIAKHNQKLAKQIVDVHTLPNVIIFLSTDYNTDVKLQANTLLLIKNIAKHSLSLTEIVVETKLFPEILLLMAHPDESVRYNAAEVVYEVVKYSIQICKMIVTTGGIVSLLNVILKSKEYPSTPAVLALGYISSVSPLLATAVINSKILKHLTAILKSDTDDDCLKAGIAWTLEMIGQHSSKHAKSVFTCHAVSAMIDVYINTSPTHEAHHKCKSAIKVILNKSEDFSAIEKLLTPSMPIQIMLHILIKISQVFSMLPKSFKARRNFIINGHLKMIQNLKPDINSHLDYVIKAVNCCFPDNILQMVAGEIPESVLRKLDKFVPKSQCLLDDHEVQMSNSFTNPV; encoded by the exons ATGGAGAGCCGGGTTTCAAACGTCTCGTCG aaaacatacaaaaaaagttgCATGAATCTCATTCGGAATATTAGTAAACACTTGTCGTGTTctgaaattatagtaaaagaaTGTGATGGAATACACGCTATTTTAACATGTATGAAGGACTTAGACGTAATGGTTAGAGAAGTAGCTTTGCAAGCAATTAGTTCGATAGCTGGTCAAGATCCTAGTATTTCACAACTCATCATAAAATCTG GTATACTGCCTCAAATTGTCCAAAGTTTAAAAGAGGAAAGAcacgattttaaattatatgcttTATCTACATTAAGCGAGATAGCCAAACACAATCAAAAATTAGCCAAACAAATTGTGGATGTGCACACTTTACCTaacgtaataatttttttatcgaccgATTACAACACAGACGTCAAACttcag gcaaatacattattattgataaaaaacatTGCTAAGCACTCGTTATCTTTAACCGAAATAGTAGTTGAGACAAAACTATTTCCAGAAATATTGCTACTGATGGCGCATCCCGATGAATCTGTACGTTATAATGCGGCCGAAGTCGTTTACGAAGTAGTTAAATATTCCATTCAA atttgtAAGATGATCGTGACTACTGGAGGAATAGTTTCATTGTTAAACGTCATTTTGAAAAGCAAAGAATATCCTTCTACTCCAGCTGTACTCGCTTTGGGATACATATCATCCGTGTCACCATTACTTGCGACGGCTGTTATCAATTCTAAG ATATTGAAACATTTGACTGCCATCTTGAAAAGCGATACAGACGATGATTGTCTAAAAGCCGGTATAGCTTGGACATTAGAAATGATTGGTCAACATAGTTCTAAACATGCGAAATCCGTTTTTACTTGCCACGCCGTGAGTGCTATGATTGAT gtTTACATAAACACAAGTCCGACACATGAGGCTCATCATAAATGCAAAAGTGCCATTAAAGTTATACTGAACAAAAGTGAAGATTTTTCTGCTATAGAGAAGTTGTTGACGCCGTCAATGCCTATTCAAATAATgctacatatattaattaaaattagccAAGTATTTTCC atgttaccaaaaagttttaaagCTCGGcgaaattttatcattaatggacatttaaaaatgattcaaaaCCTTAAACCAGATATCAATTCACATTTGGATTATGTTATCAAAGCTGTGAATTGTTGCTTTCCAGacaatatattaca aatggTAGCTGGAGAAATTCCAGAGTCGGTTTTGAGAAAATTGGACAAATTTGTGCCCAAAAGTCAATGTTTGTTAGACGATCACGAAGTACAAATGAGCAATAGTTTCACCAACCctgtttaa
- the LOC114130742 gene encoding sperm-associated antigen 6-like isoform X1, which translates to MSPPSSYYVQKIFETYAKSQLTFVQNFAGQAAKQAYIECLNKSNAVEIVQPLLDDIDPEVRMNAVLGLARLAGNSKKCAKQILCTDNLLKRLLGQIACENKTYKKSCMNLIRNISKHLSCSEIIVKECDGIHAILTCMKDLDVMVREVALQAISSIAGQDPSISQLIIKSGILPQIVQSLKEERHDFKLYALSTLSEIAKHNQKLAKQIVDVHTLPNVIIFLSTDYNTDVKLQANTLLLIKNIAKHSLSLTEIVVETKLFPEILLLMAHPDESVRYNAAEVVYEVVKYSIQICKMIVTTGGIVSLLNVILKSKEYPSTPAVLALGYISSVSPLLATAVINSKILKHLTAILKSDTDDDCLKAGIAWTLEMIGQHSSKHAKSVFTCHAVSAMIDVYINTSPTHEAHHKCKSAIKVILNKSEDFSAIEKLLTPSMPIQIMLHILIKISQVFSMLPKSFKARRNFIINGHLKMIQNLKPDINSHLDYVIKAVNCCFPDNILQMVAGEIPESVLRKLDKFVPKSQCLLDDHEVQMSNSFTNPV; encoded by the exons ATGAGTCCGCCTTCGAGCTACTACgtacaaaaaa TATTCGAAACCTACGCAAAAAGTCAGCTGACTTTCGTTCAGAACTTTGCGGGACAGGCGGCCAAACAAGCGTACATCGAATGCCTCAATAAGAGTAACGCGGTCGAAATAGTTCAGCCGCTTTTGGACGATATCGACCCAGAGGTGAGGATGAATGCGGTGCTAGGTTTAGCGAGATTGGCTGGCAATAGCAAAAAATGTGCCAAACAAATATTGTGTACTGACAATTTACTGAAAAGGTTACTTGGACAGATTGCCTGCGAAAAT aaaacatacaaaaaaagttgCATGAATCTCATTCGGAATATTAGTAAACACTTGTCGTGTTctgaaattatagtaaaagaaTGTGATGGAATACACGCTATTTTAACATGTATGAAGGACTTAGACGTAATGGTTAGAGAAGTAGCTTTGCAAGCAATTAGTTCGATAGCTGGTCAAGATCCTAGTATTTCACAACTCATCATAAAATCTG GTATACTGCCTCAAATTGTCCAAAGTTTAAAAGAGGAAAGAcacgattttaaattatatgcttTATCTACATTAAGCGAGATAGCCAAACACAATCAAAAATTAGCCAAACAAATTGTGGATGTGCACACTTTACCTaacgtaataatttttttatcgaccgATTACAACACAGACGTCAAACttcag gcaaatacattattattgataaaaaacatTGCTAAGCACTCGTTATCTTTAACCGAAATAGTAGTTGAGACAAAACTATTTCCAGAAATATTGCTACTGATGGCGCATCCCGATGAATCTGTACGTTATAATGCGGCCGAAGTCGTTTACGAAGTAGTTAAATATTCCATTCAA atttgtAAGATGATCGTGACTACTGGAGGAATAGTTTCATTGTTAAACGTCATTTTGAAAAGCAAAGAATATCCTTCTACTCCAGCTGTACTCGCTTTGGGATACATATCATCCGTGTCACCATTACTTGCGACGGCTGTTATCAATTCTAAG ATATTGAAACATTTGACTGCCATCTTGAAAAGCGATACAGACGATGATTGTCTAAAAGCCGGTATAGCTTGGACATTAGAAATGATTGGTCAACATAGTTCTAAACATGCGAAATCCGTTTTTACTTGCCACGCCGTGAGTGCTATGATTGAT gtTTACATAAACACAAGTCCGACACATGAGGCTCATCATAAATGCAAAAGTGCCATTAAAGTTATACTGAACAAAAGTGAAGATTTTTCTGCTATAGAGAAGTTGTTGACGCCGTCAATGCCTATTCAAATAATgctacatatattaattaaaattagccAAGTATTTTCC atgttaccaaaaagttttaaagCTCGGcgaaattttatcattaatggacatttaaaaatgattcaaaaCCTTAAACCAGATATCAATTCACATTTGGATTATGTTATCAAAGCTGTGAATTGTTGCTTTCCAGacaatatattaca aatggTAGCTGGAGAAATTCCAGAGTCGGTTTTGAGAAAATTGGACAAATTTGTGCCCAAAAGTCAATGTTTGTTAGACGATCACGAAGTACAAATGAGCAATAGTTTCACCAACCctgtttaa